In Marinibacterium anthonyi, the DNA window GTCGAAGGGCCCGCTCCACCTGTTGATCGATAGCACCGGGATCAAGGTCGAGGGCGAAGGCGAGTGGCACGCCCGCAAGCATGGTGGCCCCAAAAGGCGCGTCTGGCGCAAGATCCACTTGGGGATTGATGAGGAAACGCTGGAGGTTCGGGCCGTCGAAATCACAGGGAGCCACATCGGTGATGCGCCGGTGTTACCCGACCTTCTCGATCAAATCCCGCAGGACCAGGAAATCTGTAGCGTCACCGCTGATGGCGCCTACGACACGCGCAAATGCCACGATGTAATCGCTGACCGCGGTGCCCACGCTGTCATCCCGCCCCGCAAGAACGCGAAGCCCTGGAAGGCGATCAGCGCCGGAGCCGTGGCGCGAAACGAAGCACTGCGAGCATCGAAATACCTCGGTCGTGCCCTCTGGCGACGATGGAGCGGATACCACCGCCGAAGCCGCGTCGAGACAAAGATGCATTGTGTGAAACTGCTGGGGCAGCGCCTCATGGCACGGGACTTTGACCGACAGGTCGCGGAGCTTCAGGTCCGTATCGCCGTTCTGAACGGGTACACCGCGCTCGGCATCCCTGTCACTGAGCCCGTGGGATAAGTCTGTCCGGGGAAAGGGGAACTTCGGCCATAAGCCGATTTGTGCAACAGAGCCGCGCGCCGTGGCCAATCAGAAAATCGTCGTGCCTTGACACTCTTCATCAACTCCTTGGCAATTCCGATCGCCTCTGCAAGCAGCACTCGATCATTTATCGGGCTGTTTTGGGCATGGCTGATGTCGATCTCGACATTAGGGGCCGCCGAGGGGTTTTCTGGCAGCACTATTCGCCAGCCCTCACCTTCCATATGAACGTCGCCGAGCATTGTTTTCAACTCGTATGGATGCCCCCGTACATCTCCCCGAGTAATTGCATTGGGCCCTCCGAATACATGGTCAAAGGCCGCGCCCTCGTAGGAAGTAATGCGTTCCACAAACGCCTTGATTGAGGCGACTTGTGCTTCGGATGGGGTCCACTCTCTATTGGCGCTTCCTGTCAATGCGTTCCAATGAGGAAAGCCCAAACGATTGGCAACAAAGTCGAGTGCCACATGTTGCGGCTGCCCCATCGCTCTGGCGCAACGCTTTGCTAGGAGCTTCAATGTTTTAAGCTTGTCGTTCTCTGTCATGATCCATGTCCAAGCTGGATCCGACTAGGTGCCCGCTGCTAATCAGACCCGCCGATGGCATGAAGTCTGCTGTTCGAAGTCAAGATCGCTGCAAAGCTTCGCATGGCGGGCACACCGGCCTGCGAGAAAGGCCGTGATCAACATCTGCCATTTTCGAGCGCAGGTCAACACCGATGAATTTCAGGCGTGGGAGCCCAACAACTAAGCATCGTTTGCCAGAAAGTGTACCAGTTTGACCGGTTTCACGGCGACGGGTTGAGGCCTGGGAGAGTGGTTCCCGGCGCCTGTCGCGGGAGATACCCAGATGATGTCCCGGCAACTTGTGTAGCTCCCCGCGGGCCTCGCGCTTTTAAGCAGGCCATCGCGCTTGAACTTCGACGCGGCCGCTAGAGCGGTTGAGCATCGCCCTAGGGACAGGGCTCACTAAAGCTTGTCGAACACTGAGCCCATCCTCGGCTCGAACAGCCTTTCATAGGTCTTTAGCAGATAGGTGTCTGTCATACCGGCCACGAAATCGCTGATTTGCCGGAGGTCGCCACCTGCTGCTTCCAATTTCGCATGCGCATCGCGCGGCAGCAAACGTTCTGGATCTGATTGCATTGCTTCAAAGACCGATACAACCATGGATTGCCCCTTGAATTCGAGATGTTGTACGCCCGGACTGCGAATAACCACCTGCATTACAAGCTCTTTCAGGGCCTTGAGGAAGCGGGCGTGACCTTCTGGAATCTCGACGCGCCAGCGGAGCAAGGGGTCTTGGAATTCGGGGCGTTCGATGAAACGGACGGGTGTAATCAGATGATTGACCCACCGGCTGATCCAGCGCTTGCGCGTGTTGCTGTCGCCAAACAGTCCGTCGACCATGGCCTCGTATGGGGCGTTGCTCTCGGTGGGGCCCTTCAGCCGCCTTTCTTCGACAAAGCTCTTGCAGGATTCCTCAGGAACGAGGTCTCTGAATTGGCGCTCTGTGACGAGCCGAAGGGCAATGGCATCCTCCAGATCATGGACCCCGTAGGCAATATCGTCTGCGACGTCCATGATGCTGCAATCGAGAGACTTATGTAGAGTGCGGGCATGCTTGCCTTCGCGCTTTTCGATAGAAGTGAAGGCATCTTGATCAGCATTGCAGAGCGGTTCGAGAATCCAGTCGACGACGTCGGTTTCGCTGTCGAGATAGCCCTTTGGCGGCGTCGAGGCTTTCAAGTCAATCGTTCGCAGAACCGAAGGGCCCTCCTGCAACTGCGGGCGCAGTTCGGAGTTTCGCAACACTGAGAGTGCAACAGGGTATTTCAAGACGCCAAGCATGGAACGGCGTGACAGGTTGGCCCCCGCAGCGGCAGAGAAGTTTTCGAGCCGTGCCAGGAGACGCAGGGTCTGGCCGTTGCCCTCGAACCCTTCCGCATCGCGCATGCAGTAGTTCAGTGCGACTTCACCGCCATGGCCGAAAGGAGGGTGGCCCAGGTCGTGGGAGCAGGCGATCGCATGGATTTGGCTGCGATCCGGGAGAGTTACCGTTGCCGGGTGATCGGCGAAACTGCGCGCGAGCTGGACTGCGAGCCCGCCGGCGATCTGAGCCACTTCCAAGGAATGCGTCAGGCGCGTGCGATAAAAATCACTGTCGCCGAGATTCAGGATCTGGGTCTTGCCCTGCAATCTTCTGAATGATGCCGAATGGATCACCCGGCCATAGTCGACATCCCCGATATTTCGGGCGTCTTCCTTCTGCGGGTTCCAGGCCTCTCGGCGAGCATTCCAGGTACTCAAATCAACTCTCCTCGGCGCGATGTCTTAAAGTTCATGAATGACCGGAGGCGTTGCGCAAACGCTCTTTGCGATCTCGACCACGTGACGGTGGTGGGTCAGGTAAATCGCTTGGCCGCGTCCGCCGATGGCTTCCATGACGCGGCAGGCGGCGCTGGTGCGCGCCTCGTCGAAGGTTTCGAAAATGTCGTCGCAAAAGAACGGGAGCCTCGTGCCCTGCGCGACCAGTTGTTCATGGGCCGCTGCCCGCAGCGCTAAGTATAGCTGGAAGCGCGTGCCCTTCGACATTTCAGCCGCACGCTTGCTGACCCCGTTGCCATCGACGGCGAGCAAAATCTCGGACTCCTTGTCCATCTGGGTGCTCAGCGTCGGATAGGCGCCTTGCGTGAGACTGGCGAAGCATTCTTCCGTCGCGGTCAACATGCCACTGCGATGGCTGTCACGGTAGCGCCGGATGGCGCCGGAGGCGAGGTGATGGCCCAGGGAAAGTTCGAGATGCTCCAAGGCAGCGTCTTCGAGCTGCAGTTCCAGCGTCGCTTTCTGCTCGACCAATTCCGCAACCCTGTCGTCTCCCTTCACCTCGGCAAGGGCATACTCGGCGGCTGTGCGGTTCTGAATGGCCTGGGTTAGCTCATCCTCGGCATGGGTAAGATCGGATCGGTTGCTGTCGAGTTCGCCCTCCAATGCGGCGACCGAGGTCTCTGCAAGCTGGGCGCGGGCTGTCTCGATGTCGGTCGTGTCCAGTTCGGACAGGACTTGGCGGGTGATTTTCTCCAGCGCGACGCGGTTCTCGATTGCTTTCTGCGTGCGGATTGCGGCCTCGCGCAGGGCGTCGATGTCGCCCGATGTAATCGTATCGGGGAAGAGCGTGGCGATTGTCTCGACCTCTTGGTCGATGGCGTTTTGCCTATCCTTGTTTTTGATCAACTCGGCCTCTGCAGTGTCTGTGGAGGTGTCGAGTTTTCTGGCGGCCTCCTGGGCCGTGCGCGCTTGTTCCGCCAGGGCTTTGAGCGCGGCGAATGTCTTTGCCGCCGTTGCGTGTGGGTCCTGCTCATGGGCGCGTGCCAGGCTGTCGACCTCCTGGGCGAACTGTTTTTGATCTGCCTGCATGGTTGAGATCCGACGCTCGCCCGCGGCGCGTGCGTTTTCGTGTTCGCGCAAAGCGCGCAGGGGCTCCAGCGAGGCCTCCAGGCGTTCGGGGGGCAATGCCTCTCCGAGAAGGTCGTGGATCATTGCGAGCCAAGTCCTCTTCGCATCCTCCCTTGCCTTAAGCGCGTCTGCGTGACGCTCTTCGCGCCGGGCAAGATCCCGCTGCGCCTGTCGCAGGGTCGCCTCAGCCTTCGTATGGGCGTCGACTTGCTTGCGGTCTTCCTCGGCCTGGCGCCGGGCCGCAGCTAGGGCGCCGGTCAGGTCTGCTGGGGGAAAGGGCAGGGTCCGGGTCAGCTCGGCCAGCAGGGCGTCCGCTTGTTGGAGGATGGAATGATTGACCTCTTCTGTGTCGCGCAGGGCCTGGGCATCGTCGTTGGCCGCCTCGTGATTTAGCCTCCAGTCCAACCATTCGGCAGGCGTGATGCTGTCTGGAAGGCCAACCTGAGCCGCCGCCGCGCTGACCGAGGCCTCGATATTGGTGCGTTCTTCACGAAGGGTTTCCAGGCGTTTGTCCGCCTGAGCCGCACGGGCGCGGGCCTGGGCTTCGGCCTGGCCGATTTCGCGGAGCTGTGCCAGTTCGCGGGACTGCGCCAATCGCGCTTCGGCAGCGATATCATGCCCTTGCATCGCCTCGTGGAAGTCGGCGGCGGTCTGTCTGTCCAAGGCGGCAAGATGCTCCGCCCAGCGTGCATCGCGCCGCGCGCGCAGATCCTCAGCATCGGCATCCGAGATGAGCTTCGCGTCCCGGGCCAGTGATTTGGCCTGAGCCCCGCGGGCCTCCGCATCCTCCAGATGCTCGTCGCGCTTCTCCGTCGTCGTGCGCAGGTCGTGAAGCAAGTCCTGGTGGCGCTCGGCCCAGCTCGTTGCTTGGTGGCGGGAGGTCGGGCAGGCAGGCAGATGATCGAAAGTGACGCCTGCGGATGAGAGCGCAGCCAGGGATCGCCGCGCCTTGATCTTCATATCCGCGATCGCCTGTTGCGCTGCGGCGTAGGCAGGGGCGAGGGTCTCCGCATCGAAGCGCAGCAGAATATCTGCTACCCGTGGGCGTTCCGCATCCGCGGGCGCGCCATCCTGCATGGCTTCGGTCGCGGCGATCACCCGCTCTTTCAATTCGGCGGTTTCGCGAGCCTCGATCTTCTCTTGGGAAATAGTCTCGCGGAAAGTTTCCCTGGCACTCTCCAGAGACGCAAGATCGGCGCCCGACAGGACCAGCCTTTTCAGATCGACGTCAGGCGGGGTGACCCCAAGATCCCATGCGGCCTGCTGCATAGATGCCTCCGCGGCCTGCCGTTCGTCCTCGCGCCTGTCGAGGTCGAGCTGTGCGGTGCGATCCCGCGCGGCGAGGTCCTCTAGCGCCGCTAGCGTGGTCGAGAGATCAAGAAGTTTCGGATCCAGAGCGAGGGATTCGCGATCTGCCGTGAGGCTCGCGATCTCCTCGGTCAAGCGTGCGATATTCTGTGTGGCCAGCCCGCGATCTCTGTGTAGCTCGATCAGCCGTTCCGGATCGAAATCCAGATGATCGGGATAGGTCGCGAAAGGGGCAATCGCCTGTTCCAGGTCCCGTATCTCGCCCATCAGGGGCAGGGCACGCCGCTGCGCCTCCATGCGCGCCTTTGTTAGATTCAGCGCATCCCGCGTCTTGCGCGTCTCCCGTTCGGCCTCTTGCGCCTTCCCCAGATCCCGCTTGAGGGCCTTCCAGGCGCTGACGGTCACGTCTCGGTCTTTGATCTGCTTTTCCACATCGGCCAAGGCGCGTTTCAACTCGGCCATGCGGGTGGTGCGTCCGCGTTTTTTCCATAGCGCGTCGGCCCGCTCGCGGACGCCGTCCAGAACGCTGCTAAGGTCGGCCACGCCCGCTGCAGCGGAGAAGAGCAGGCGCCCGATATCCCCTTCGGCATTCGCGATCTCTTCGCCGCCGCGTTCGATCGTCTCGTCGTCGAGGCAGAGCAGGCGGCGGTAATCCTCTTCGGACAATCCCGCGAGATGGGCTGACAGGGCAGCCTCCGGCAGCGCGGTGCCGGTCGCGTCGACCAGCGATCCGCTGCGCGTCGGCAGCCGCGTGAAATCACGCAAGACACCGTCGATATCCAGCCTGGCCGAGACTTGGAGGTTATTGCGCGGATGCTTGAAAGCATAGCCCTCGCGCAGTGGGAAACCGTAGAATAGCCGTAGGACGGCTTCCATCGTGGTGGTCTTGCCGGCTTCGTTCGGGCCATAGATGATGTGAAAATCATGGCCATCGGAGGCCGATCCAAAGTCGAATCGCCGGTCGGTGAAATGGCCGAAACGGTCCAGGGAAAGGCGTTGGATCCGCATCAGTGTCCGGCCCCCTTCATCTGCGCCAGGACGAGATCGGCGCCCGCCTTGGTCAATTTATCCACCAGCGCATCGCGCGCGGCCTCATCCGCCATCAACCGTTCGCGCAGGGCAACGGGCAGATCCTGCATGACGGTCTCGACCTCGTCACGGGCGAGGGCTGCAAACCCGGGGTCGTCGCGGATCGTTGCCATGATCGTCGCCAGTTCGTCGGCGGCGCCGCTTGCGCCTTCGGTTGCGTCCGGCGGCGAAAGGTCGAACAGGAGTTTGTCGATCCAGAGATCCCCGGTGGCCTGGGCAAGCACGTTCAACTGTTCGATCCAGACATCGCGATCACGTAGGATTTGCCAGTGTCGCTTCGGCTTTCCGGTCAAAATCAGTCGGATCACGCCGATCGGCGCCGCGATCTCGTTGTGCATCGCACTCAGGTGGGACTTCAGCAGCCCGCGCAGAGCCTCGTCGCTCTCCGTCTCTGTCACATCCAGTTCGCTTTGGGCGAATTCAACGACGGAACTGGGCACTTCGCTAATGTCGATCCGGCCCTGATCGATGGTCAGCAGCGTTGCGGATTTTGGGCCGTACTCGCCTATATCGCGCCCCTGCGGGGTGCCGGGCATTACAATCCAGGGAGCGGCCGAATGGACCTGCCGTTTGTGGATATGGCCGAGCGCCCAATAATCGAACCCCATGCCGGCCAGATCGGCGAGGCTGCAGGGGGCATAGATATCATGGCCCACCGCACCGCCCAGCGAGCTGTGCAGCATGGCGATATTCACCGCGCCCGGGACCGGCGGTTTGAAGCGCGGCAGAAGGCTGTCGGGCGCGTGACGGTCCGCGAAGCTGACACCGTGGATCACGATGTCGTCTGTCAGCGGTTCCATGCCGCCGCGTGCATCGAAAGGGTGAACGTGGGCAGGCAGATCGAGCGTTCCGGTGATCGGGTTCTCGGCATCATGATTGCCTTTGATGTAGAAAACCCTGATCCCCGCATCGCCAAGGCGGTCGAGCTCGGCCATCAGGAAGGCGCCCGTTCTTGCGCTGCGCTCTTTCCCATCGAACAAATCGCCGGAAATCAGAATGGCCGAGACGCCTTCGGAAATGGCGAAGTCGATAAGTCGGCTAAAGGCGGACCGGGAGGCCGCGGCAATCGTGTCGCGCAGGTCGGAGTTGCGCAAGGCCAGTGACCTGAGGGGAGAGTCCAAATGGACGTCAGCAGTGTGAAGAATCTTAATCAAGATCGAACCCCTGACATAGATCAAGTGAGCCAAGCGCTTGCGTATTGAGCAGGAGGGGAAATTTCATTGGGCTCCGGGCGCGAGAGGTTGCTCGATAGTGATGTTTCTGTGGCACGTATCCTCCTGCGGGCCACCATGCCATCCTCCACCGAAATTATGCGATAGTGGCCTGTTGCTTCATGAAGTGACTGGGGTGCGTCAACGGCTTTTCAGCTAAAATTCTGAGGCGGCGGGTCATGCGGTGGGGGACCGCAAGTGCGGCAGCCACGATCGTCACCCATACACTATCCTCCGAACAAATCTCCTGTTTTGGATCGTTCATCGAGGAGATCATAGAAGGTTTCCATGTGCTTTATGAAGCCCTCTTCAGCAACTCTGTAGCGAAAATCAAAGGTTTCTGCTCTGAATTTTCGTATCCCGGACAACTCCGGGTACTCTGCCAATATTAAGAAATGCGGGGCTTGCCTCTCAGTCGCGGCAATGGCGTCAACGATTGCATGTCTCTGTTGCTGCTTGAGCGGAGGTGACTTATAGGGATAAATGAAGACTTCGAAAATTTCCTGGTCTGCCTTGAAGCTGAAATCAGGTGAAACGTCGACCTCATGTTTTCCGAAGACGATAGTCCGTCGCTCACGTTCGATGAAATTTGCCTTACCAATTGGAATATATCCGCAGATTCCGTCGAAGATTCCTAGTTTTGCAGCGGCCTCTCCAGGCCCATCCAGGGCCGCAATCGTGGCACGCGCCTTATCTGCGGGGTATCCTTTCAGGATCGTAGTCAGGATATGATAGAGATCCTCGTAGTTCCAAACGCCGCCGCGTTGTGCATCATATGCGGCGATTTTTTCTTTTAGTCGTTGCCGCTCTGAGAACGTTCCCGAAGGCCCATGTGCGCCGGGATTATATTCGCCTAACCCTCTGAGAAATTCGGTCTTGGACGTTCGTCGCACGCGCGCCTCGGATGCAGGATGGAATACAGATTTGAAGTCAAAACGACCCTTGGCATTGCGTCAAGACGTGACATTGCCAAGATCATCGGATCTCCGCTATCTGGCGTGAAATATGTATGCCCACCTGCTCAGGTGCAGATGTGCTGGTTGTTTGCTGCGAGCTTTGCGCGCTCGGCAATGGATGCGCAACGTTCGATGAGGTCGTCGAAACGCTCAGCGTCTTCAAGCAGGAGGCCGTCGTCGACCATATGCGCGTAGTCGGCCGCGAGCGCGGTGCGAGCCTCGCCGTTTGGGACCAGTTGCAGATTGCCGTGAACCGCGGCTTCATAGTCCACGGGCGTTCCGTCGATCGTCTTCTCCGGGAAGAACATACGCTTGTGCCGCGCCACTGCTGAGGCGAGGTCTCGGTCTGAAATAGCCACATCCGCGATGCCTGCATCGTCGAGGCGTACCAGGTCATGCCAATGGCGCGCGAAGCGTTCCCCACGGAGCCGCCCCTGTACGCAGAAGACATGGATCGCCGTGGCTTTCTCCCAAAAGGTCCGCTCGGCATGCATCACGCGCGGTGTCGCGGTCGGAAAGGCCACGCCCTCGATCAGCCCGTTCGCGTCGCAGGCGACGTCACGCAGGCTCGCCGGTTCGCCCGTCGACCTCGCGCCGAATTCCAGCATGACGCTCGGAGCGACATAGCCGGAGCCAGAAGAGGCGGCCTCGTAATCGATGAAAAGCCTGTCACCATCTGTCCGTGTCGAGGCTGAGAGCCCTTGCGCTGCAATGGCGTCCTGAATCAAGGGCTGCGTCGTTTCGACGACCCATTTCGGCAATCGATCCCGGACAGCTTTCGACCAGCGCTTTTCCTCACTGCGTGTGGTTGGCAGGGCTTCGGCGCGTTCGCCCACCAGATCCGGCGCGATTGCCCGAATGTCATAGGTCAGATCGACATCTTCAGAAAAGCGCTGGATCACCCCATAGGCCTTGGAAAGGGAGGTTCCGCCCTTGAAAACGAGGTGCTCACCGAGCTCGGATCTGAAGAGGGTCTGAAGGGCCCAGACAACCCAGACGTCCTTTTCGAGCAGGTGCGCGGGCCGCCCGGAGCGATCTGCAACTACGGCCAGGGCCTCCTTGCGGTCTTCAGACGACAAAGAGAGGAAGGGCTCAGACATG includes these proteins:
- a CDS encoding hypothetical protein (putative conserved protein) codes for the protein MRIQRLSLDRFGHFTDRRFDFGSASDGHDFHIIYGPNEAGKTTTMEAVLRLFYGFPLREGYAFKHPRNNLQVSARLDIDGVLRDFTRLPTRSGSLVDATGTALPEAALSAHLAGLSEEDYRRLLCLDDETIERGGEEIANAEGDIGRLLFSAAAGVADLSSVLDGVRERADALWKKRGRTTRMAELKRALADVEKQIKDRDVTVSAWKALKRDLGKAQEAERETRKTRDALNLTKARMEAQRRALPLMGEIRDLEQAIAPFATYPDHLDFDPERLIELHRDRGLATQNIARLTEEIASLTADRESLALDPKLLDLSTTLAALEDLAARDRTAQLDLDRREDERQAAEASMQQAAWDLGVTPPDVDLKRLVLSGADLASLESARETFRETISQEKIEARETAELKERVIAATEAMQDGAPADAERPRVADILLRFDAETLAPAYAAAQQAIADMKIKARRSLAALSSAGVTFDHLPACPTSRHQATSWAERHQDLLHDLRTTTEKRDEHLEDAEARGAQAKSLARDAKLISDADAEDLRARRDARWAEHLAALDRQTAADFHEAMQGHDIAAEARLAQSRELAQLREIGQAEAQARARAAQADKRLETLREERTNIEASVSAAAAQVGLPDSITPAEWLDWRLNHEAANDDAQALRDTEEVNHSILQQADALLAELTRTLPFPPADLTGALAAARRQAEEDRKQVDAHTKAEATLRQAQRDLARREERHADALKAREDAKRTWLAMIHDLLGEALPPERLEASLEPLRALREHENARAAGERRISTMQADQKQFAQEVDSLARAHEQDPHATAAKTFAALKALAEQARTAQEAARKLDTSTDTAEAELIKNKDRQNAIDQEVETIATLFPDTITSGDIDALREAAIRTQKAIENRVALEKITRQVLSELDTTDIETARAQLAETSVAALEGELDSNRSDLTHAEDELTQAIQNRTAAEYALAEVKGDDRVAELVEQKATLELQLEDAALEHLELSLGHHLASGAIRRYRDSHRSGMLTATEECFASLTQGAYPTLSTQMDKESEILLAVDGNGVSKRAAEMSKGTRFQLYLALRAAAHEQLVAQGTRLPFFCDDIFETFDEARTSAACRVMEAIGGRGQAIYLTHHRHVVEIAKSVCATPPVIHEL
- a CDS encoding Transposase DDE domain protein gives rise to the protein MKVLFGMALRQTTGFVESLLRLVGLDWAVPDFSTLSRRQKTLAVNIPYRGSKGPLHLLIDSTGIKVEGEGEWHARKHGGPKRRVWRKIHLGIDEETLEVRAVEITGSHIGDAPVLPDLLDQIPQDQEICSVTADGAYDTRKCHDVIADRGAHAVIPPRKNAKPWKAISAGAVARNEALRASKYLGRALWRRWSGYHRRSRVETKMHCVKLLGQRLMARDFDRQVAELQVRIAVLNGYTALGIPVTEPVG
- the dgt_1 gene encoding Deoxyguanosinetriphosphate triphosphohydrolase, yielding MSTWNARREAWNPQKEDARNIGDVDYGRVIHSASFRRLQGKTQILNLGDSDFYRTRLTHSLEVAQIAGGLAVQLARSFADHPATVTLPDRSQIHAIACSHDLGHPPFGHGGEVALNYCMRDAEGFEGNGQTLRLLARLENFSAAAGANLSRRSMLGVLKYPVALSVLRNSELRPQLQEGPSVLRTIDLKASTPPKGYLDSETDVVDWILEPLCNADQDAFTSIEKREGKHARTLHKSLDCSIMDVADDIAYGVHDLEDAIALRLVTERQFRDLVPEESCKSFVEERRLKGPTESNAPYEAMVDGLFGDSNTRKRWISRWVNHLITPVRFIERPEFQDPLLRWRVEIPEGHARFLKALKELVMQVVIRSPGVQHLEFKGQSMVVSVFEAMQSDPERLLPRDAHAKLEAAGGDLRQISDFVAGMTDTYLLKTYERLFEPRMGSVFDKL
- the yhaO gene encoding putative metallophosphoesterase YhaO, which codes for MRNSDLRDTIAAASRSAFSRLIDFAISEGVSAILISGDLFDGKERSARTGAFLMAELDRLGDAGIRVFYIKGNHDAENPITGTLDLPAHVHPFDARGGMEPLTDDIVIHGVSFADRHAPDSLLPRFKPPVPGAVNIAMLHSSLGGAVGHDIYAPCSLADLAGMGFDYWALGHIHKRQVHSAAPWIVMPGTPQGRDIGEYGPKSATLLTIDQGRIDISEVPSSVVEFAQSELDVTETESDEALRGLLKSHLSAMHNEIAAPIGVIRLILTGKPKRHWQILRDRDVWIEQLNVLAQATGDLWIDKLLFDLSPPDATEGASGAADELATIMATIRDDPGFAALARDEVETVMQDLPVALRERLMADEAARDALVDKLTKAGADLVLAQMKGAGH